In a single window of the Cydia strobilella chromosome 13, ilCydStro3.1, whole genome shotgun sequence genome:
- the LOC134746507 gene encoding uncharacterized protein LOC134746507: protein MEMDPITESPKLPNMVMCGDHPSFTKTELNAKETDEKEQPIPLSFAKLSSTSARSLRTSPRRGRKSGHALDVTRRVSRDRLLDPQGHSGALVTAALGTFRWPPYLLTVWVIVLVLTHALHCLVSCLGRVLPRLRNLCEHLRSCTEHQWHSSATNRLCPAALAALTAALYALYCSLYVLHAVAVWSVEPLTDEKDGSVETKVTDYDESDV from the exons ATGGAGATGGATCCTATAACCGAGTCACCCAAGCTCCCCAATATGGT TATGTGCGGGGACCACCCCTCGTTCACCAAGACGGAGCTGAACGCCAAGGAGACTGATGAGAAGGAGCAACCCATCCCGCTCTCGTTCGCCAAGCTCTCTTCTACG TCCGCTCGCTCCCTGCGGACCTCGCCTCGCCGGGGGCGCAAGTCCGGGCACGCTCTGGACGTAACGCGCCGCGTTTCTCGCGATAGACTGCTCGACCCGCAGGGCCACAGCGGCGCTCTCGTGACAG CGGCCCTGGGAACCTTTCGCTGGCCGCCGTACCTGCTGACGGTGTGGGTGATAGTGCTGGTGCTAACACACGCGCTGCATTGCCTCGTCAGCTGCCTCGGGCGTGTGTTGCCTCGCCTCAG AAACCTATGCGAGCACCTCCGCTCATGCACGGAGCACCAGTGGCACTCGAGCGCCACCAACCGCCTGTGCCCGGCCGCGCTCGCTGCGCTCACCGCGGCGCTCTACGCTTTATACTGCAGCCTCTACGTGTTGCACGCGGTCGCCGTGTGGTCCGTGGAGCCGCTGACGGACGAGAAGGACGGTTCGGTGGAGACCAAGGTCACGGATTACGATGAGAGCGATGTTTAG
- the LOC134746483 gene encoding pericentrin-like — MNRLKSENDKLVMQVNNLEARLKDKDALITELNRIRDKLVQDWQAAKLRLQAEKDNCGRLQLLLLTHKESAETLQNQDSNMIQILKKRLESAMQSELELQQREMQHKARLATLERQLMPSGQDEPNAKLLQAEQENSERLLGEISLLKSKLEVERVRAGDALVARDHSRARHQKEIDAKTEQCHALRTELAELRRLKHDAGVELLRAKELLNIQSGAIAELEQKLATQAQRQRPLNDALTEIESHKTELAREITNLRVLVTSPELSALRDARQELSSRVHALQDELRATNKGTEEKDQAIRYLHNRCLKLESCRKALVWQKRYLQRVVAGYNELERSLRLTRTPERSTGKKRFKCVATCVIVVLRMSFLVRRRAQLRALSATAILRPRTDNTPSSARSTDGAPASRPRPGPRPRARDTLARRVLDHDRTLQSPATPQLGDFIRRSYSSNSQHDDSFELSTPLGGTSAYRDKLGLVSRRLHHAVDASRDVP; from the exons ATGAACCGTCTCAAGTCTGAGAACGATAAGCTGGTCATGCAAGTCAATAATCTGGAAGCGAGGCTGAAGGATAAGGACGCTCTCATCACGGAACTCAACAG AATACGTGACAAGCTAGTCCAGGACTGGCAGGCGGCCAAACTACGTCTGCAGGCAGAGAAGGACAACTGCGGACGGTTACAGTTGTTACTGCTCACACATAAGGAAAGCGCGGAGACTTTGCAG aacCAAGATTCAAACATGATCCAGATCCTAAAGAAGCGTCTAGAAAGCGCGATGCAATCCGAGCTGGAGCTGCAACAGCGTGAGATGCAGCACAAAGCACGCCTCGCTACGCTCGAACGCCAACTCATGCCCTCGGGGCAGGATGAGCCTAATGCTAAACTGCTTCAGGCAGAG caGGAGAATTCAGAAAGGCTCCTTGGCGAGATCTCCCTCCTCAAGTCCAAACTAGAAGTGGAGCGCGTCCGCGCGGGCGACGCGCTCGTCGCGCGCGACCACAGCCGCGCGCGACACCAGAAGGAGATAGACGCCAAGACAGAACAGTGCCATGCGTTAAGAACAGAACTGGCCGAGCTCAGAAG ACTTAAGCATGACGCTGGCGTGGAATTACTCCGAGCTAAGGAGCTGCTGAACATCCAGAGCGGCGCCATCGCAGAGCTGGAACAGAAACTGGCGACGCAAGCGCAGAGGCAGAGACCTCTCAATGATGCCTTG ACGGAAATCGAATCCCACAAAACGGAGTTGGCTCGCGAAATAACCAATCTTCGAGTGTTAGTGACGAGTCCGGAGTTGTCCGCACTGCGCGACGCGAGACAAGAATTATCGTCGCGCGTGCACGCGCTGCAGGACGAGCTGCGGGCGACCAACAAGGGCACTGAAGAAAAAGATCAAGCT ATCCGCTACCTCCACAACCGCTGCCTGAAGCTGGAAAGCTGCCGCAAGGCCCTCGTATGGCAAAAGCGATATCTACAGCGAGTTGTGGCCGGATACAACGAACTGGAACGTAGCCTACGGTTAACGCGCACACCTGAGCGGAGCACCGGCAAAAAGAGATTCAA ATGCGTGGCTACGTGCGTGATCGTGGTGCTGCGAATGAGTTTCCTGGtgcggcggcgcgcgcagctCCGCGCGTTGTCTGCCACCGCTAtcctgcgcccgcgcaccgaTAATACTCC GTCGTCCGCGAGGTCCACGGACGGCGCGCCGGCCTCGCGGCCCCGGCCCGGCCCCCGGCCCCGCGCGCGCGACACGCTGGCGCGGAGGGTCCTCGACCACGACCGGACGCTGCAGTCGCCCGCTACACCGCAGC TGGGTGACTTCATCCGTCGGTCCTACAGCTCCAACTCACAACATGACGACTCCTTCGAGCTAAG